Part of the Bubalus bubalis isolate 160015118507 breed Murrah chromosome 9, NDDB_SH_1, whole genome shotgun sequence genome is shown below.
TAGCTTTTTGGAGTCCCAGGTGCACAACTGGATTGTGTCACAAGTCGCCTGCTTCAAGGATGTGGAAATTTCTAATTTCTTCTGTGACCCTTCTCTGCTCCTCAAGCTTGCCTGTTCTGACACTTTCACCAGTAACATAGTCATGTATTTTGCTGGTACCATCTTTGGATTTCTTCCTGTCTCAGGTATCTTTTTCTCTTACTATAAAATTTTTTCCTCCATTCTGAGAGTCCCCTCATTAGGTGGGAGGTATAAAGCCTTCTCCACTTGTGGCTCTCATCTGGCAGGTGTTTGCTTATTTTATGGAACAGGCCTTGGTGTGTACCTCAGCTCAGCCATCTCACAATCTCCTGGGAAGGATGCAGTGGCCTCGGTGGTGTACACTGTGGtcacccccatgctgaaccccttcatctacagtcTCAGGAATAGAGACATCAAAAGGGCCAAGTTCAGGTTCCTCAGCAAAACAATCTTATCTCAGTACCTGTGTCATTCATTTAGAATGTAGGTTAGAAAATGCAACAAAACTATGCATGTGGACCTCAAATTCTACCTCTCTCATCACCTCGCTTTTGTAGTTCTTCTGGCCTTCAACACTTCCCCTTGCTTAACACCTGAGTGTTGCTGAGTTTGATGTCTTTAATGAGACTGTGGGAGCATTCTGGGATCCTTTGTATAGCTTAATAAATGCAGGattgaatattattttactgTGGTAATGCTTCATTTTATTGTTAGCAGCCCAACCATCCTGGTAAGATGAATAActttttttacatatttacaaTTTACATCTTTCCCATAGTTCTTGTATATTttccatgtgtgtgctcagttgctcagttgtgtctgactttttgtgacctcatggatagTAGCCTTAGtagtctgccaggcccctctgtcagtggagttttccaggcaagaatactaaagtgggttgccatttcctcctccagggaattttcccaacccagggatcaaacctgtgtctcctatgtcttctatatttgcagatgaattctttaccactagcaccacctagaaagcccaaaagcaatagacagaggagcccagtgggttaCTGTCTAAatggtttcaaagagttggacaccactgagccactaaaccCTTCCACTTCCATGAAAGGACAGAGGAGTTCTCATTGTTCTACATCCTCACCATCACATTGATATTTTCCATATTAGCTTCTATTTATCAATTCTGCATATGGAGTTTATGTGGGAGGATACATATAACCTCTTCTCAGTCCTGGTTTTTATGAAAATCATCCAGGAAACATAAAAATACTGACAATTGGGTCTCAAtaacagagattctgatttaactggACTTGGTTGTGCCCTTAGGATGAGGATTATTAAAAGCACTCAATGGTCCTACTGAGAATTACTGATATGAACCAATACTTTCATTCAAAGGTGCCCTTTATGGCTTGGGTCCTA
Proteins encoded:
- the LOC102397882 gene encoding putative gustatory receptor clone PTE01 encodes the protein MYLVTVLGNLLIILAVTSDPHLHTPMYFFLSNLSLADIGFISSTVPKMIVNIQTHSRVISYVGCLTQMSTFTLFGCLDDTLLLLMAYDRFVAICQPLHYTVIMNPRLCCCLVLVSSFVSFLESQVHNWIVSQVACFKDVEISNFFCDPSLLLKLACSDTFTSNIVMYFAGTIFGFLPVSGIFFSYYKIFSSILRVPSLGGRYKAFSTCGSHLAGVCLFYGTGLGVYLSSAISQSPGKDAVASVVYTVVTPMLNPFIYSLRNRDIKRAKFRFLSKTILSQYLCHSFRM